One window of Zerene cesonia ecotype Mississippi unplaced genomic scaffold, Zerene_cesonia_1.1 Zces_u006, whole genome shotgun sequence genomic DNA carries:
- the LOC119838922 gene encoding U4/U6.U5 small nuclear ribonucleoprotein 27 kDa protein, with translation MGRSPSPRRRDRDERRDRRDRDRRRQRTRSRSRSLERRRRSPERERRRSPSPRRRRSRSASPTPTTSFVPKAKKSYVERPIVTPADLEGKTPEEQEMLKVMGFCGFDTTKGKKVDGNVEGEVHVVLKRKYRQYMNRKGGFNRPLDFVA, from the coding sequence ATGGGTCGGTCGCCTAGTCCCCGGCGGCGTGACCGTGACGAAAGACGGGACCGTCGTGATCGCGACAGGCGCAGACAGCGCACTCGATCACGCTCGCGGTCACTGGAACGCCGCCGTCGGTCACCAGAGCGCGAAAGGCGGCGCTCACCGTCGCCGAGGCGGCGTCGTTCCCGCTCAGCATCACCTACTCCAACGACCTCGTTCGTACCAAAAGCGAAGAAGAGTTACGTGGAACGGCCCATAGTCACGCCGGCTGATTTGGAGGGAAAAACGCCCGAGGAACAGGAAATGCTGAAGGTGATGGGTTTTTGTGGCTTCGACACTACGAAAGGTAAAAAAGTTGATGGTAACGTAGAGGGCGAGGTTCACGTCGTCCTTAAACGTAAGTACAGACAGTATATGAACAGGAAAGGTGGTTTCAACAGGCCATTGGATTTCGTGGCATAA